AGAAACTCGTTTGGACGAGGCGTCTTTTAGCCAATTGTATCGCCTGAAAAGAATGAGAGAAGCCCTCTTCATTTCTGCGCGAATTAGCTCGTCCTCGTAGCCCAACGTGATCTACATGGCACAGCTAGATATTGATTCCTTGCGCGTGAGTCGCTCGCGAAAGAGAAACTTCTGCCATGCATCGTTGTTTTCGGCATTTCTGTCATTTCGCTACCTCGATCACACGTCACGGCGCTTAGCATTAAACGATCTATCCGATATTACATAACATGAAACAGGGGTAAGGGAGGGGCGAGTCTCTCGATAAGGCTCTTAATGAATGGTTACTCAGGAATAAAgttataatgtaataacagttgcgatattgaatattaacatttaacgAACGACCTTttgtaaatatgaatataacaaatataaagatacacaatattgcatataaatatacatgtatatatatgtatatgtgtgcatatacacatacatatatatgtatataaacttGTATAGGGTGATTCGGAACAGGCCGCCAATAAATCTTAGCGTTATTTGACAATCTTTTTCGACggaacgtaaaaaaaaaaaattatttgtgccgaagaaatatattgttacattttaCCCCGATATTATATCCATCTTGAAAAcctctttatcttttatttggaGTATTGATTTCGCATATACGACGAATCCGAATTACCCTGTACAATTTTACGATCGCCCAATAAGAGATAACAAGCCTGATAGAAACGCGTACGTATATCTGCGtaagggaaagaaagaaagaaagagaaagagtacagagagagagagagagagagagagagagactgcgtgtatgtgtgcgtatgcgtgcgcgtgtgtatgtgtaagggcgcgaataaaaaaaatcatgtaaacCCCTGTATGTACGAGGATCAAGGCGAGAATTCACTTCCATTAATGGAGAACTGACCAAAACGTCGACGACGGTGCCGTGTCGATGATCATTCATGTCGAAAGATATAGACAACACCAAAAAGTAAAGAGCGAAAATAGGAAGGAAGCAGAGAGACGGAGAGGCGAGACGGTGGAATTCGTTGGGAGATGTCGCGAGATGCATTCGCGAGCGCAATTAGCGCGATTAACACTTTGACCGCCGGGCTCATGAGGACGTCAATTGATTTCTTGCCAATATGCATATTGCGCTGTGCAAAACCGCGCACGATCCTGAAATCGGTAGAAGCGATCGGCGCGACAGATAAGACGAGAGACAAGGACCCAGACAGCAtcatgtccaaaatcgggacacaAGACGTTTTAAAGATGTCTCAAACTTGTTTTTAAGACGTCTTGTGTCCCCAATTTTGGACATGCGTGCCGTCTGAGTAGCGATCGGCGGTCAGAGTGTCACGACCGCGGATTGAAATTGGTAGCTTCAACGAGGCTCGGATCTTGATGCCGTAAGCGGAAGCGAGACCAATATCCTCACTTCCAATGATTGAAGTCACCGGTGAAGTTTGCTTCTCCATTGACTACGAGGTCGAAAATCTAACGGTTTCAAATCCTTTCGTCGAGATACTGgctgagaaagagagagagagagagagaatgtgtgtgtgtgtgtgtgtgtatgtgtgtgtgagagaaagaaaggagtCACCGATCCTTCGATCAGGATGCACGGCCGTGTGTGCGTATCCCGGCGCGTTGCGTACGCGCACGGATTGTATACACGCGCGTTTTTGTCCATTTCTACACGTATATCTGTTCTCTCCTACGACGATTATAGAaggttatttttaaattttcgaaacttAGCTGTGCCGCAAGAGCGTGCGAGTGTCAGTACGAATCGGATGTCAGTAGGAATcctgaaatataaatagacGATTGAAGTGGACCGCAATCACGGCGGGGGCTTTTCTTTCGTGTGACCAACGATTCTGAACTCCCTCCGAACTCTTTTTCCCACGCACGCAGCATCCGCggatgttaattatttatcatacgATTGTCTCATAAAATTAACGATCCAAAGAAGATAATGGAAGACATAATTAATcttcttgaaatatataattacttaagGGTGATAAAAGTCTCACTTGTGTCAGAGAGTATAACAAATTGTGATCTCTAAAAATACAAgtaaatacaaataacatGACCCGTGATACATAACATATGATACAGAAAAACGTTTGAACGATTGAATTACGACGGTCGTAATAATCagtgttatatataactttttgaaTCGCGATGGTGTTCAGTCATTCGGATCCGGTTTCTTCCGGACAAAAGAGACGTGGCGGGTTCGAACTGCCCCTTCTTTGTTCGCTTGCAACAACAAAGACCCCCGAAGACCGAGAGGCCAATAAAATTTGCGGGTTGCAGTCAGAACCCGATCAATAGTCGAGTTtccgagaaaaataaattcttgctCGCGGATCGCGTCTATCGCAAATATTTTCGAAGAGCTGAACGAGCGTAAATTAACGCGAGTGTATCACTATCACATGATGGTGGTTCGCAAAGACATTCCGGAAGAGTTAGAACTCACGATTTTTCGTTAAATCGGCGCCGTTCGAATGGAAACGTTAAGCCAGCTTGCTaagtttcttaattttcttaaagcgTTCTTGCGAACTGGCAGAACGAAGGATTAGAAAAGCAAGGAGCAAGTTGAGAAGTTGTTATTAAACTTAAATATGACTAGATTTATTCATTAGCACATCCATTAAGTCACGTTCTCGTTACGCATTTTactataattacttattattcaCTAAGTACTTATTTGATGAGTTTTTAAtgaatgtttaaatatttattctaatactcattaaatattcatttaaatattcttcttaaatacttatttaatgAGTATTTAAATGagcgtttaatatttattaaattatttaatggacatattattattaaacgctTTTATCTTGCGATGaggaagatattaaaattttctactgcctaacaatttttagaaatcaaaaaaatatttctttttcttatcaaaattagatatttaatattaaatatttcagacaTTCAGTTATAATctttcgattttaatttttaacgatatGCACAATATATcgtgaattatttattgttagtataggaattaatttcaattattatttaaagaatagtGAGAATAGTATTAAGTTTTATATGtgtcgtatatgtatatacacactaACTGACAATCGATGTTCGCACTTAAGTAGCATTAACAAGATTGCGAAAGTGATGTACTAAATACATACATCTTGCGCAAGCACGGATGTATGCTATTCATTCATGATGATTTCCGATGAGTCATTTAATTTCCGCATAAGAAGCCCGAGGTACTGTGACATAGAAACAGTAACGTACGCGTGATACATTCTATATGATTAACAGAAGTATGTTCCATTGCCTATATCAATAATCGATACCAGGACCGTTTTATTATGTACGAACCATCGGAGCAAACCGTGTACAGCTGAAGTATCTAAACCGCAAAGTCCTATAAAAACGATGAAAGTCGCAAATCcattttctctaataaaagaagaagcaCGTGTTCAAAAAAAGCATGAAAGTTTGCGATTGAGAAGTCAATGCGATATTAAACGacctattatttatattatagggAATTAATTAAGTAACTCAATGattctgagataattattatctaatagTAGCAAAGTCACTCCTTAATCATTGATAtcgattaaaattgaattttaattaattttatatttccaaCCAGAGCTTTTCACTCCATTTTTGCAATGCGAGAAGAACAGATCTTCCTCgaggaaattaattattgatcgATTTCTCGAGTCTGAGTGAATTTCGTCTACCAtttaggctgcggtccacttgacgctacaaatgcttcgaagcattcctcttctcttttctttcaatgaagaaagaaggagaagaagaacgctctaaagcatttgtagcgtcaagtggaccgcagccttagACGGTAGAATTCATCAGCGCGAAGATGATACATTCCAAGACGGACGAATACAATTTGTTGCAAACGCGGAAGTCGGTGACGGAAGAATATACGACATTGTCGTTAAGCAGAtaggataagtttattttgtaacgtCGACAATTACGGGATTGCGAACGACGACCGTTAATGCAGGTCGTTGCAAACAAAATTCAATAGCagaagaaattattgttacttcATTGTTAGGCAGGTAGGCGGATTCGCTTCGCCAACGTTTACACGCAGGACGGATACCGTTAACGTTCCGAGAGCGCGCGATCTCTTTCCTTTACCTTTCACCATTTATCTCGACGACCGAATTATCGATCGCGTTGATATCTCGTAAATAGAGCGAGCTGAAATACACGTCGAGGCGTAACTTCTCATTCAACAACCCGAAGAGATCGACGCGAATAAAACTCGATGTAAAATCCGGTATTGCATTGTAGGTTTTTCTcgcattttcttcttatttcgTTCTGgacaaaataaagtttaagAGGATCTTGAATCGACAAACAAGAATTTCTAAAACGCAACCGCGCTGTCTAAAATCCGTTTTGTTGAAGTTCATAAGTGTTATCCCGTTACTTTTATAGAATGGAGAAAGGAAACCGTTATcctatatattgtaaaaagtttatttttgatgAAAGTTTTAAAACGACTTAAGTatctaatgaaaaaaaaaaaaaaaaaaagaaggaagagagaacaTCAAGGGAACCTGCAGAAACGAAGAATCCCTGCTGGGAAAAGCCGAGGAGCCTGAAACCATTCATGAAACTTCGTCCTATCGCGTTTTATCCCCCAAGGTAACGAAaagacgcgagatattaaaacGACTTCGACCGAActccaattaattaaatcggcGATTAACATTTCTTTAACGTGACTAAAATAATTCTCTGTTGCTCAAtgcacaaaaaaaagattaagaacAAATGTGTAcggttaaaaattttgtctcAAGCAATTCTGGCGGTTGATTCAACGACCGATTAATCAGACGAGTTAATCAGAGTTCGCTCGAAGTCACGAGTCACACCCTCGATCTGCGACGACAGTCAACAGTAACAATTCAACATCATTCAACATTGCGGACTGCAACGCGCGAAGAACGCTCTGGAATCGCGTGCggcgcgacggcgcggcgcgttaaAGGGCGGTCCACTCTCGCCGACTCCTGACTCTCGCCAAAAGTCTCGCCAAACGCGAGCGACTCCGCTCGCGGTCCGCGAGAAGGAGCGCGACGTTGGGCGCGTTCCGCGATTCAATACAGCGGCTTCGCAAGTCGCAACGTCGAACCAGACGTTGCCTCACGTTGCCTCACGTTGCGCACGGAGCACGGACGCATAAATGCATATTCGATTGCAACGAGTGCAACGTGAGAgcgctctctcgctcgctcgcgcgcatCCTATCCTccgtctttctctccctctctctctctccctctttttctttctccatctatctctctctattcgtcacgcgcgcgcacacacgcacgcatagATCCTAGAAGCGGCGCTTGCACGTGCACGCACGAGGGCCCGGCGCGTccacgtgtgcgtgcgcgcgcgcgcacgcgcacgcgcaaCCGTAGCCTCGAACCCAGACGCGTTTGACGACGAAGGTGGCGACGGGGGAAACGTCCCTTTTCCAATTACGAAATTATCCAAGGCGGCTGAAAATCGAGGAAAGTATCGGCGATTATAAAacaaacgtatatataattcgcGTGTTTATCTTCTTATAAATTacgcattaaaataaaagcggCGCCTGCGCGTGGCGGCGCCAGCGTCGCGCACGGCGGCGCGGCTGGGCTCGAGGCTTGCCGTCCCGAAAAACGCCGTATGCGCATGTCACTTGTGAGCACGGTCTCTTTCTGTCGTGGCACCTGGAGGTGAGTGGTTGTTCGTAGTTCGCGCACCGGTCGACTTATCCGACGAATCTCAGCCGAGGATACCGCATCGGACGACAGGTACGGAATAGAACGGCCGACGGGACCGCGGCGTGCTGTGCTGTGCGTATAGTTTCGCGATCGCGTCGCGGCCGGCCGCGCAAAAATTCGCAACTCGTTTCGGCCGCGAGACGGTCCAAGTGCCGCATGGCCGGTCGTCGTacggccgccgcgccgagaAGACCTCTCCTTTCCCGTCCGTCGCCGtagccgtcgccgtcgccggcCGTCGGCATCCGCGGCGCGTACCGGCGCGCCGACGACGAGCGTCGTCCCGTGGGATCGTCGTCGGTCGccgaaaataaaatcgcgagCGGGCGAAAAAAACGCCGGTCGAgccggtggcggcggcggacGCCGTTCGAGATCGCGAGAGGAGCGGACCGGATGCACTATGGCGGCCGCGCTTGTCAGAGCGCTGGAACTCGCGGCGATCGCGGGGCTAGAGAGAGATTCGAGGAGGTTCGCCCGCGCGGCGGCCAAAATTCCGCGATCGTCCTTCGCTCGGTTAcgctcgtgcgcgcgcgcacgttgCTCGACACCGAAAAATCGCCGCGGTGCCTCGCGGCAGGACGCGTGCGGAGCTAGAGAACCGGAAACGCGAGGTTAAAGGtgctcttctttctctctctctctttcgctctctcgcgGGGAGCCGCGAGTCCGCCCGGAGGCCGTGTGCAACGCCGACGGCACGACTCGCCCCGGCGGCCTCCGGAACGTGCCTTCTGGAAATCGATTCGCGAAGAGGATACGACCGGGACACGTCGCGCCGGCTTTGCTTTTGCCTTCGGCAAAAACGATATTCTCCCGTTAGCGCGATCGGAGTTAAAGATCCGCGGAAGAATCGCGCACGATCTCGGGCACAGCAAGGTCGTCGGATCGCGCGGGGGGAAGGGAGAAACCGACGTCGGGTTTCgtaaggagagagaaaaaaaaactgggCGGTATCTCTCTCGAGCCGAGGAAGCGATTCCGCGAAGCGATAACGGTCGGCCTCGCCGATCCCGTCGCGTTCCATCACGCTCGCCGCGAATCGCCGGCTGTAATTGGCATCCGGAGGCTCGGCGGGGCCCTCGCCGTAATTTTCCATCGCGAGCTGCTGgaccgcgagagagagaggcggtggcggcgacggCACATTTTTGGCCACCTGATCCGCCACGTTCGACTCCGAGATTAGCTGCCCGCGATTCTGTCGAGAGCGGGCGAAAAATCTCACGGTCCATTCGGCGAGTTTCGtaagagggaaagaaagaaaggggggaaaaaaaaagaaaaaaagagagagaggatccGTAATAACGtggcatcgcgcgcgcggtgccgAGCGTCGCGGACAATCGTGGCAACAGCGCGCCGCTCCTCCTCGTCACTTACAAAATGGCGGCCGGCTGCCATGCCATTCTCGAATATTCACGTTCGGCCACGTGGACGAGCGGGACAAAGACCGCCGGATGTCGCCCGATCGGGTCCACGCGCGGCGGCGTTCGACATGCGTTCGGGGAAAAACCGTTGCACCATCTGGCGCAACGCGTGGCCGGCGCGAAATCGGACGGAAGACGCGAATCGCGGCGATTCCCCCTCCTCGGAGCACCTCGGTTGCTCCGGACACCACGTTCGGTTCCATATTGCGGCTCGCGATTATCAATTGATCTCGATACGGACGGTCGGATAGTCACCGGTGCGCGAATTAGATACGAATTAAATGTAATGTGATCGAAAGCCTGAATTTTCTTCGGGTGACGTGCTCTAACTCGTGTACTTTTTATTCTCAGATTACTAGAAGAACTCGCCTAAAACTACAAAAATGGGCAAGGAGAAGATTCACATTAATATCGTCGTTATCGGACACGTCGATTCCGGCAAGTCGACCACCACCGGTCATTTGATCTACAAATGCGGCGGTATCGACAAGCGTACCATTGAGAAGTTCGAGAAAGAAGCCCAGGAGGTAACGTCCCACAATTTCtattcaattataaaagtatataaccGGTGTGTTAGCGTTGCGACATGGTgatgatacatttttttctcattcgcGGTTTCCACCCGAGGATCATTTTTGAATCCGTTGACGGCCTAGAGTGTCTGAATGTCATTTCGCTAAagtctttttcaataatattagaaCGTTCAAACGCATCTAATAATGATGATAGAAGAATCTGAAATGGAATAAATCTAATTGAGACgattgcttttttttctttagatgGGCAAAGGTTCCTTCAAATACGCCTGGGTACTCGACAAACTCAAAGCCGAACGTGAGCGTGGTATCACCATTGATATCGCCCTGTGGAAGTTCGAGACCGCCAAATACTACGTGACGATCATCGATGCTCCCGGACACAGAGATTTTATCAAAAACATGATCACCGGTACCTCGCAGGCCGATTGCGCGGTGCTGATCGTTGCCGCTGGTACTGGTGAATTCGAGGCTGGAATTTCGAAGAACGGACAGACCCGCGAGCACGCTCTTCTCGCGTTCACCCTCGGCGTCAAACAGTTGATTGTCGGAGTTAACAAAATGGATTCCACCGAGCCCCCGTACTCCGAGACCCGATTCGAGGAAATTAAGAAGGAAGTGTCGTCCTACATCAAGAAGATTGGTTATAACCCGGCCGCTGTTGCGTTCGTGCCGATCTCCGGCTGGCACGGGGACAACATGCTTGAGCAATCTTCCAAGATGCCCTGGTTCAAGGGATGGGCGGTGGAGCGTAAGGAAGGCAAGGCCGAAGGTAAATGCCTTATCGAAGCTCTGGACGCCATCCTGCCACCCAGCAGGCCGACTGACAAGGCTCTCCGTCTTCCCCTTCAGGTAACGTTGTCTTAATTTCGCTCTTCTCAATCTTCCACGCGAGTAATTTTACATGATGATAAGATTTTACTATTTCATTCGTGGTTTCCACCGGAGGATTTTTAATCCTTTGACGGCCAAAGTTTGTCTGATTCTACGCGATATTATTAAGTGAATGATTAACTTTATTGAAATggaataaaatgtttcaacATATTTCTCTCGTAATTGCAGGACGTGTACAAGATCGGCGGTATTGGAACGGTACCCGTCGGCCGTGTTGAGACCGGTGTATTGAAACCTGGAATGGTTGTTACCTTTGCGCCCGCTGGATTGACCACTGAAGTTAAGTCCGTCGAGATGCACCACGAAGCCCTTCAGGAGG
This genomic stretch from Temnothorax longispinosus isolate EJ_2023e chromosome 9, Tlon_JGU_v1, whole genome shotgun sequence harbors:
- the Ef1a-f2 gene encoding elongation factor 1-alpha; translated protein: MGKEKIHINIVVIGHVDSGKSTTTGHLIYKCGGIDKRTIEKFEKEAQEMGKGSFKYAWVLDKLKAERERGITIDIALWKFETAKYYVTIIDAPGHRDFIKNMITGTSQADCAVLIVAAGTGEFEAGISKNGQTREHALLAFTLGVKQLIVGVNKMDSTEPPYSETRFEEIKKEVSSYIKKIGYNPAAVAFVPISGWHGDNMLEQSSKMPWFKGWAVERKEGKAEGKCLIEALDAILPPSRPTDKALRLPLQDVYKIGGIGTVPVGRVETGVLKPGMVVTFAPAGLTTEVKSVEMHHEALQEAVPGDNVGFNVKNVSVKELRRGYVAGDSKNNPPKGAADFTAQVIVLNHPGQISNGYTPVLDCHTAHIACKFAEIKEKCDRRTGKTTEENPKAIKSGDAAIVTLVPSKPMCVESFQEFPPLGRFAVRDMRQTVAVGVIKAVTFKDQTGKVTKAAEKAQKKK